Proteins encoded by one window of Leopardus geoffroyi isolate Oge1 chromosome X, O.geoffroyi_Oge1_pat1.0, whole genome shotgun sequence:
- the PLP2 gene encoding proteolipid protein 2: MADSERLSAPGCWAACTNFSRTRKGILLLAEIIFCLVILICFSASTPGYSSLSVVEMILATIFFVIYMCDLHTKIQIINWPWSDFFRTLIAAILYLITSIVVLVERGNASKIIAGVLGLIVSCLFGYDAYITFPLRQQRHTAAPTDPADGPV; encoded by the exons ATGGCGGATTCCGAGCGCCTCTCGGCTCCCGGCTGCTGGGCCGCCTGCACCAACTTTTCGCGCACCCGAAAAGGAATTCTCCTGTTGGCTGAGATT ATATTTTGCCTGGTGATTCTGATCTGCTTCAGTGCCTCCACACCAGGATACTCCTCCCTGTCGGTGGTTGAAATGATCCTTGCTACTATCTTCTTTGTCATCTACATGTGTGACCTGCACACTAAGATACAGATCATCAACTGGCCTTGGAGT GATTTCTTCCGAACCCTCATAGCGGCCATCCTCTACCTGATCACCTCCATTGTTGTCCTGGTTGAGAGAGGAAATGCCTCCAAAATCATCGCAGGG GTACTGGGCCTAATTGTCTCATGCCTCTTTGGCTATGATGCCTACATCACTTTCCCCTTGCGGCAGCAAAGACATACAGCAGCCCCTActg ACCCTGCAGATGGCCCGGTGTAG